A window of the Haemorhous mexicanus isolate bHaeMex1 chromosome 32 unlocalized genomic scaffold, bHaeMex1.pri SUPER_32_unloc_1, whole genome shotgun sequence genome harbors these coding sequences:
- the RACK1 gene encoding small ribosomal subunit protein RACK1, which yields MTEQMTLRGTLKGHNGWVTQIATTPQFPDMILSASRDKTIIMWKLTRDETNYGIPQRALRGHSHFVSDVVISSDGQFALSGSWDGTLRLWDLTTGTTTRRFVGHTKDVLSVAFSSDNRQIVSGSRDKTIKLWNTLGVCKYTVQDESHSEWVSCVRFSPNSSNPIIVSCGWDKLVKVWNLANCKLKTNHIGHTGYLNTVTVSPDGSLCASGGKDGQAMLWDLNEGKHLYTLDGGDVINALCFSPNRYWLCAATGPSIKIWDLEGKIIVDELKQEVISTSSKAEPPQCTSLAWSADGQTLFAGYTDNLVRVWQVTIGTR from the exons ATGACGGAGCAGATGACCCTGCGCGGCACCCTGAAGGGCCACAACGGCTGGGTGACGCAGATCGCCACCACGCCGCAGTTCCCCGACATGATCCTGTCGGCCTCGCGCG acaAGACCATCATCATGTGGAAGCTGACCCGTGACGAGACCAACTACGGCATCCCGCAGCGGGCGCTGCGCGGGCACTCGCACTTCGTCAGCGACGTGGTCATCTCCTCCGACGGGCAGTTCGCCCTGTCCGGCTCCTGGGACGGCACGCTGCGCCTCTGGGACCTCACCAC GGGCACCACCACGCGGCGCTTCGTGGGGCACACCAAGGACGTGCTGAGCGTGGCCTTCTCCTCCGACAACCGCCAGATCGTCTCGGGCTCCCGGGACAAAACCATCAAGCTCTGGAACACGCTGGGGGTCTGCAAGTACACCgtgcag gACGAGAGCCACTCGGAGTGGGTGTCGTGCGTGCGCTTCTCCCCCAACAGCAGCAACCCCATCATCGTCTCCTGCGGCTGGGACAAGCTGGTCAAG GTGTGGAACCTGGCCAACTGCAAGCTGAAGACGAACCACATCGGGCACACGGGCTACCTGAACACTGTCACCGTGTCCCCCGACGGCTCCCTGTGCGCCTCCGGCGGCAAG gacGGGCAGGCCATGCTGTGGGACCTGAACGAGGGCAAGCACCTGTACACGCTGGACGGGGGGGACGTGATCAACGCGCTCTGCTTCAGCCCCAACCGCTACTGGCTGTGCGCCGCCACCGGGCCCAGCATCAAAATATGG GACCTGGAAGGGAAGATCATCGTGGACGAGCTGAAGCAGGAGGTGAtcagcaccagcagcaaagcGGAGCCGCCCCAGTGCACCTCGCTGGCCTGGTCAGCAGATGGGCAG